In one window of Candidatus Sulfuricurvum sp. RIFRC-1 DNA:
- a CDS encoding HDOD domain-containing protein has protein sequence MGSSYIGRQPIVNERGSLVAYDLFYSGQSSDAHTTATLINDLQSAFGIDRILGKRIGFIRADHHFIFHELLELLPKERVVYALLEESVIDERLSTHLKRLFAQGYRFALNDFAFTPENIEKFSPIFPYLEFVKIDITRSGRIKRDDIERLKQFGLNVIGSKIESHDIHAECLAKGFFYFQGYFISKPKVLENPSFSLNQESVMQLWNMLQCEVEIDELVRAFELNHMVSLKLIRFINSAIFSLRNPVSSIRHVLTLMGREPLSRWIMLLMFSESQESDQNNIPLLLMVVNRTELMTKLLNLIVPHPTKAQSAAAYFVGMLSLIHLLFHIPHRDVLKRLNVAPDIERALFEGDGFYGELLTMVRSIEMLDSEGIEKFLAKHSLDSSVLEPLIAEAMEKVNQFDEAMG, from the coding sequence ATGGGAAGCAGTTATATCGGTCGTCAGCCTATCGTAAACGAAAGAGGTTCGCTCGTAGCGTATGATCTTTTTTATTCGGGGCAAAGCAGTGATGCACATACGACGGCCACGTTAATTAATGATCTGCAAAGTGCCTTTGGAATTGATCGTATTTTAGGGAAGCGGATTGGATTTATACGTGCCGATCACCATTTTATTTTTCATGAATTGCTAGAATTACTTCCGAAAGAGCGGGTCGTATATGCATTGCTCGAAGAGAGTGTGATTGATGAGCGATTGAGTACTCATTTGAAGAGACTTTTTGCCCAAGGGTACCGTTTCGCTCTGAATGATTTTGCCTTTACTCCTGAAAACATTGAAAAATTTTCCCCTATTTTCCCCTATCTGGAATTTGTTAAAATTGATATTACCCGGAGCGGACGGATTAAGCGTGATGATATCGAACGGCTGAAGCAGTTTGGCTTGAATGTTATCGGATCGAAAATAGAATCGCATGATATCCATGCAGAGTGTCTAGCAAAAGGTTTTTTCTATTTCCAGGGCTATTTTATCTCCAAGCCAAAAGTGCTAGAAAATCCCTCTTTTTCGCTCAATCAAGAATCCGTTATGCAGTTGTGGAATATGCTCCAGTGTGAAGTGGAAATCGATGAACTGGTACGGGCTTTTGAGCTCAATCACATGGTCAGTCTGAAATTAATCCGTTTTATCAATTCGGCCATTTTTTCGCTTCGTAATCCTGTTTCCTCCATCCGGCATGTTCTGACATTGATGGGGCGAGAGCCGCTGTCGCGATGGATAATGCTGTTGATGTTCTCTGAATCGCAAGAATCGGATCAAAACAATATTCCGCTTTTGCTAATGGTGGTCAATCGAACAGAGTTGATGACAAAGCTTTTGAACCTGATTGTTCCGCACCCGACCAAGGCTCAGAGTGCTGCCGCCTATTTTGTCGGGATGCTCTCGTTGATCCATCTGCTTTTTCATATTCCCCATAGAGATGTTTTAAAGCGGCTCAATGTTGCTCCTGATATCGAGCGGGCGCTGTTTGAGGGAGACGGTTTTTACGGTGAATTGCTTACGATGGTGCGCTCTATCGAGATGTTGGATTCGGAGGGGATTGAGAAGTTTTTAGCAAAACACTCTTTAGACTCTTCGGTTTTGGAACCGTTGATAGCCGAAGCGATGGAAAAAGTAAATCAGTTTGATGAGGCAATGGGGTAA
- a CDS encoding diguanylate cyclase has protein sequence MDSLINQKTLSKIFFYAVVTSFVYFFSAKLVTPLSLSESSSIFAIWPPTGVALSFLFFRGYVVLPGIFIGAFFLNMTLSSPMVAFEIAIGNTIGPAVAYWFIMKSSKNVIKDDIFYDTDTIISFIFYSVIGAFITSSMGTTMLYLNGMLATEHQMLGWAVWFFGDLIGFILIVPIFVAYVLQRNISIVSKEHIVEIALILSVLVISAIVIFGSGYFFDKRYPIEYLILFPLIWASTRLQNGINLIFLAIVVILAILGTASGYSQFSFEGDHRLSLIMLQVFIFTVTFSILMMTAQRCYTIRILEEKEHLSLIDSLTQIGNRRFFTKIFKEELDKSQRYKRPLSLIIFDIDYFKNINDLLGHHAGDSVLEELSSLVNAQLRSSDHISRWGGEEFTIILPESELSQSVLTAEKLRKKIEVYPFSIQQNVTCSFGVIQCTYEETIDSALRRVDEKLYEAKELGRNKVVS, from the coding sequence ATGGATAGTTTAATCAATCAAAAAACACTTTCTAAGATATTTTTTTATGCCGTTGTAACATCTTTTGTCTACTTTTTCTCAGCAAAACTGGTTACACCTCTTTCTTTAAGTGAATCATCAAGTATCTTTGCCATTTGGCCCCCAACCGGTGTTGCTCTCTCATTTTTATTTTTTCGGGGCTATGTCGTTTTACCCGGTATTTTTATTGGTGCTTTCTTTTTAAATATGACTTTGAGTTCTCCGATGGTGGCATTTGAGATTGCAATCGGCAATACTATCGGTCCAGCAGTCGCGTATTGGTTTATCATGAAAAGTTCCAAAAATGTGATCAAAGATGATATTTTTTATGATACCGATACCATCATTTCATTTATTTTTTACAGTGTAATCGGTGCATTTATTACATCCAGTATGGGCACAACAATGTTGTATCTTAATGGCATGTTAGCCACAGAGCATCAGATGCTAGGTTGGGCAGTATGGTTTTTTGGTGATCTGATTGGATTCATTTTAATTGTTCCTATATTTGTAGCGTATGTTTTACAGCGTAATATCAGTATTGTTTCAAAAGAACATATTGTGGAAATTGCACTTATTCTTTCGGTGTTGGTTATTTCGGCAATCGTTATTTTTGGTTCAGGCTATTTTTTCGATAAACGCTACCCGATTGAATATCTAATTTTATTCCCGCTTATCTGGGCAAGTACTCGATTACAAAATGGAATCAACCTTATTTTTTTAGCCATTGTTGTTATTTTAGCTATATTGGGAACGGCATCAGGATACAGCCAATTTTCCTTTGAAGGTGACCATAGACTCTCGTTGATCATGCTTCAGGTATTTATTTTTACCGTCACATTTTCTATTTTAATGATGACCGCGCAACGTTGTTATACGATACGAATTCTTGAAGAGAAAGAGCATTTGAGCTTAATTGATTCATTAACGCAGATTGGTAATCGAAGATTTTTTACCAAAATATTCAAAGAAGAACTGGATAAAAGTCAGCGTTACAAACGTCCCCTATCCCTCATAATATTTGATATAGACTATTTTAAAAATATCAATGATTTACTAGGACATCATGCGGGAGATAGTGTGTTGGAAGAACTTTCATCATTAGTGAATGCACAGTTGCGTTCAAGCGACCATATCTCCAGATGGGGTGGAGAAGAGTTTACGATTATTCTTCCCGAAAGTGAACTCTCTCAAAGTGTTTTAACCGCTGAAAAATTGCGTAAGAAAATTGAAGTTTACCCATTTAGCATTCAACAAAATGTAACTTGTAGTTTTGGGGTCATCCAATGTACTTATGAGGAAACAATCGACAGTGCACTTCGTCGGGTTGATGAAAAATTATATGAGGCAAAAGAGCTAGGCCGCAATAAAGTAGTCTCATAA
- a CDS encoding amino acid permease → MKGIFRKKDMSGASGEFKRSLGLMDVTFIGVGAVIGAGIFVITGQAAATMAGPAIVLSFLLGAVMIGITALIYAELSSAYPVAGSAYSFTFASLGEVFAWFVGWNLLLEYGVATAAVATGWSGYLRRFLENSMNIHIPQALSGAYNPSAGTYIDISAFGIILAIFVLLAIGIKESAKVNTAIVFIKLGVLVTFVVVGLPHVDFNNLTNFLPFGWEGVWHGAALIIFAYLGFDAISTVAEETKNPERNIPLGLILSLALSVVFFILVSFTLTAIVPYQSLNVPDALAFALYQVNEPFAANVIALGAVITITTVMIVMGLGFTRIFFALARDGLLPKTLSEIHPKYNTPYKATLIGGVILSIMAGLIPLKTLAELVNIGTLFAYLMVAVAIIVLRRQNVIQPIFKVPAFKILMPLNFILIIFMMAGLPFDTWLRFIGWSIIGMLIYAFYGAKRSKGE, encoded by the coding sequence ATGAAAGGTATTTTTCGTAAAAAAGATATGTCCGGTGCATCTGGAGAATTTAAACGTAGTCTGGGACTAATGGATGTAACGTTCATTGGTGTCGGTGCGGTAATCGGTGCAGGGATATTTGTTATTACGGGGCAAGCGGCGGCCACCATGGCGGGTCCTGCTATCGTATTGTCATTTTTGCTCGGTGCAGTGATGATCGGAATTACGGCTCTTATTTATGCGGAGCTTAGTTCTGCCTATCCGGTAGCGGGGAGTGCTTATAGCTTTACATTTGCCTCGTTGGGAGAAGTGTTTGCGTGGTTTGTCGGGTGGAATTTGCTGCTCGAATACGGTGTCGCTACCGCCGCAGTTGCTACGGGATGGTCGGGGTATTTACGCCGTTTTTTAGAAAACAGCATGAATATTCATATTCCGCAGGCGCTAAGCGGCGCGTATAATCCAAGTGCCGGAACGTACATCGATATCAGTGCATTCGGGATTATTTTGGCCATTTTTGTCCTTCTTGCGATTGGAATCAAAGAGAGCGCCAAGGTTAATACGGCCATTGTATTTATCAAGCTTGGCGTTTTGGTAACATTTGTGGTGGTAGGACTTCCTCACGTTGATTTCAATAATCTCACCAACTTTTTGCCATTTGGATGGGAAGGGGTTTGGCACGGGGCCGCACTGATTATTTTTGCCTATCTCGGGTTTGATGCCATCAGTACGGTCGCAGAAGAGACCAAAAATCCTGAACGTAATATTCCATTGGGGCTGATCCTCTCATTGGCTCTTAGTGTCGTCTTTTTCATCCTTGTGAGCTTTACCCTCACTGCAATCGTCCCTTATCAAAGTCTCAATGTTCCTGATGCGTTGGCATTTGCCCTCTATCAAGTGAATGAGCCGTTTGCGGCAAACGTGATCGCATTGGGTGCGGTCATTACAATTACGACGGTTATGATCGTTATGGGGCTGGGATTTACCCGTATCTTTTTTGCCCTTGCCCGTGACGGACTTTTACCGAAAACTTTGAGTGAAATCCATCCAAAATACAATACCCCTTATAAAGCGACTCTTATCGGCGGTGTTATTCTGAGTATTATGGCGGGACTTATTCCCCTAAAAACGTTGGCAGAGTTGGTCAATATCGGAACCTTGTTCGCCTATCTGATGGTGGCGGTAGCGATTATCGTGTTACGACGCCAAAATGTCATTCAACCGATCTTTAAAGTACCTGCATTTAAAATCCTCATGCCGCTCAATTTCATTTTGATTATTTTTATGATGGCGGGATTGCCGTTTGATACCTGGTTGCGATTTATCGGATGGTCGATTATCGGGATGCTGATTTACGCCTTTTACGGTGCAAAACGTTCAAAGGGCGAGTAA